A window from Cinclus cinclus chromosome 4, bCinCin1.1, whole genome shotgun sequence encodes these proteins:
- the CD9 gene encoding CD9 antigen isoform X4, with translation MPVKGGTKCIKYLLFGFNFIFWLAGTAVLAVGLWLHFDSQTKSIFELDSDTKFYTGVYILIGAGALMMLVGFLGCCGASQESQCMLGLFFFFLFVIFALEVAAGIWGFSNKEKEFYMDTYRKRTQPGAKDTLKAFQFTLNCCGLTGAVEQQFMDTCPAKTLSESFSVKSCPDAIDEVFKSKLNVIGAVGLGIAVMMIVGMIFSMVLCCAIRREREMV, from the exons ATGCCCGTCAAAGGAGGCACCAAGTGCATCAAGTACCTGCTCTTCGGCTTCAACTTCATCTTCTGG CTTGCAGGGACAGCTGTGCTTGCAGTTGGGCTATGGCTTCACTTTGATTCACAGACCAAAAGCATCTTTGAACTGGACTCTGACACGAAGTTTTACACAG GTGTTTACATCCTTATTGGAGCTGGTGCCCTTATGATGCTGGTTGGTTTCTTGGGATGCTGTGGTGCATCACAGGAATCTCAGTGTATGCTTGGCCTG ttcttcttcttcctttttgtgATTTTTGCCCTTGAAGTTGCTGCAGGGATCTGGGgattttcaaataaagaaaag GAGTTCTACATGGATACCTACAGAAAGAGAACTCAGCCAGGTGCCAAAGACACCTTGAAAGCATTTCAGTTCACT CTTAACTGCTGTGGCCTTACTggagctgtggagcagcagtTCATGGACACGTGTCCAGCAAAGACGCTGTCTGAGTCATTCTCAGTCAAG TCCTGCCCTGATGCCATTGATGAGGTCTTCAAATCCAAATTGAATGTCATTGGAGCAGTTGGCCTTGGTATTGCTGTAATGATG
- the CD9 gene encoding CD9 antigen isoform X3 has protein sequence MPVKGGTKCIKYLLFGFNFIFWLAGTAVLAVGLWLHFDSQTKSIFELDSDTKFYTGVYILIGAGALMMLVGFLGCCGASQESQCMLGLFFFFLFVIFALEVAAGIWGFSNKEKITDELKEFYMDTYRKRTQPGAKDTLKAFQFTLNCCGLTGAVEQQFMDTCPAKTLSESFSSCPDAIDEVFKSKLNVIGAVGLGIAVMMIVGMIFSMVLCCAIRREREMV, from the exons ATGCCCGTCAAAGGAGGCACCAAGTGCATCAAGTACCTGCTCTTCGGCTTCAACTTCATCTTCTGG CTTGCAGGGACAGCTGTGCTTGCAGTTGGGCTATGGCTTCACTTTGATTCACAGACCAAAAGCATCTTTGAACTGGACTCTGACACGAAGTTTTACACAG GTGTTTACATCCTTATTGGAGCTGGTGCCCTTATGATGCTGGTTGGTTTCTTGGGATGCTGTGGTGCATCACAGGAATCTCAGTGTATGCTTGGCCTG ttcttcttcttcctttttgtgATTTTTGCCCTTGAAGTTGCTGCAGGGATCTGGGgattttcaaataaagaaaag atTACTGATGAGTTAAAGGAGTTCTACATGGATACCTACAGAAAGAGAACTCAGCCAGGTGCCAAAGACACCTTGAAAGCATTTCAGTTCACT CTTAACTGCTGTGGCCTTACTggagctgtggagcagcagtTCATGGACACGTGTCCAGCAAAGACGCTGTCTGAGTCATTCTCA TCCTGCCCTGATGCCATTGATGAGGTCTTCAAATCCAAATTGAATGTCATTGGAGCAGTTGGCCTTGGTATTGCTGTAATGATG
- the CD9 gene encoding CD9 antigen isoform X1: MPVKGGTKCIKYLLFGFNFIFWLAGTAVLAVGLWLHFDSQTKSIFELDSDTKFYTGVYILIGAGALMMLVGFLGCCGASQESQCMLGLFFFFLFVIFALEVAAGIWGFSNKEKITDELKEFYMDTYRKRTQPGAKDTLKAFQFTLNCCGLTGAVEQQFMDTCPAKTLSESFSVKSCPDAIDEVFKSKLNVIGAVGLGIAVMMIVGMIFSMVLCCAIRREREMV; this comes from the exons ATGCCCGTCAAAGGAGGCACCAAGTGCATCAAGTACCTGCTCTTCGGCTTCAACTTCATCTTCTGG CTTGCAGGGACAGCTGTGCTTGCAGTTGGGCTATGGCTTCACTTTGATTCACAGACCAAAAGCATCTTTGAACTGGACTCTGACACGAAGTTTTACACAG GTGTTTACATCCTTATTGGAGCTGGTGCCCTTATGATGCTGGTTGGTTTCTTGGGATGCTGTGGTGCATCACAGGAATCTCAGTGTATGCTTGGCCTG ttcttcttcttcctttttgtgATTTTTGCCCTTGAAGTTGCTGCAGGGATCTGGGgattttcaaataaagaaaag atTACTGATGAGTTAAAGGAGTTCTACATGGATACCTACAGAAAGAGAACTCAGCCAGGTGCCAAAGACACCTTGAAAGCATTTCAGTTCACT CTTAACTGCTGTGGCCTTACTggagctgtggagcagcagtTCATGGACACGTGTCCAGCAAAGACGCTGTCTGAGTCATTCTCAGTCAAG TCCTGCCCTGATGCCATTGATGAGGTCTTCAAATCCAAATTGAATGTCATTGGAGCAGTTGGCCTTGGTATTGCTGTAATGATG
- the CD9 gene encoding CD9 antigen isoform X2 — MPLSIRCLTSGTLLLAGTAVLAVGLWLHFDSQTKSIFELDSDTKFYTGVYILIGAGALMMLVGFLGCCGASQESQCMLGLFFFFLFVIFALEVAAGIWGFSNKEKITDELKEFYMDTYRKRTQPGAKDTLKAFQFTLNCCGLTGAVEQQFMDTCPAKTLSESFSVKSCPDAIDEVFKSKLNVIGAVGLGIAVMMIVGMIFSMVLCCAIRREREMV, encoded by the exons ATGCCTCTGTCAATAAGGTGCCTCACGTCTGGAACTTTGTTG CTTGCAGGGACAGCTGTGCTTGCAGTTGGGCTATGGCTTCACTTTGATTCACAGACCAAAAGCATCTTTGAACTGGACTCTGACACGAAGTTTTACACAG GTGTTTACATCCTTATTGGAGCTGGTGCCCTTATGATGCTGGTTGGTTTCTTGGGATGCTGTGGTGCATCACAGGAATCTCAGTGTATGCTTGGCCTG ttcttcttcttcctttttgtgATTTTTGCCCTTGAAGTTGCTGCAGGGATCTGGGgattttcaaataaagaaaag atTACTGATGAGTTAAAGGAGTTCTACATGGATACCTACAGAAAGAGAACTCAGCCAGGTGCCAAAGACACCTTGAAAGCATTTCAGTTCACT CTTAACTGCTGTGGCCTTACTggagctgtggagcagcagtTCATGGACACGTGTCCAGCAAAGACGCTGTCTGAGTCATTCTCAGTCAAG TCCTGCCCTGATGCCATTGATGAGGTCTTCAAATCCAAATTGAATGTCATTGGAGCAGTTGGCCTTGGTATTGCTGTAATGATG